In one window of Helianthus annuus cultivar XRQ/B chromosome 17, HanXRQr2.0-SUNRISE, whole genome shotgun sequence DNA:
- the LOC110922573 gene encoding glutaredoxin-C6: MQDLHRYPLRPTAGFRLELTPTTTSPLAIDVSESTEMRIQRLITENPVIIFSRSGCCMCHVMKRLLSSLGVHPTVIELEEGEIDALSASQQDGGETVAPAVFIGGARVGGLEGLVGLHLSGHLVPKLVEVGVLPL; encoded by the coding sequence aTGCAAGACCTCCACCGCTACCCTCTCCGTCCCACCGCCGGTTTCCGCCTTGAACTCACCCCGACAACCACTTCCCCACTCGCCATCGACGTCTCCGAATCCACAGAAATGAGGATCCAACGCCTCATAACCGAGAATCCGGTAATAATATTCAGCCGATCAGGTTGCTGCATGTGCCACGTAATGAAACGACTCCTGTCATCACTCGGTGTCCACCCTACCGTCATCGAGCTGGAGGAGGGTGAGATCGACGCGCTCTCCGCGTCTCAACAAGACGGCGGAGAGACGGTGGCTCCCGCGGTGTTCATCGGTGGAGCGCGTGTTGGTGGATTAGAGGGTCTTGTTGGACTTCACTTGAGTGGTCACCTTGTTCCAAAGCTTGTGGAAGTTGGTGTTCTGCCGTTGTAA